Genomic window (Flavobacterium oreochromis):
TACCACCACCATAAACGTTGATTTTTACGTCAAAGTTTGAAGCGTTGTCAGTCATTGCTAATGGTTGCATAACTTTATACTGTAAAGTCGCAGTAGGGAAGTAAGTTTCAAATGCTTTTTTGTTTACAGTGATGTTTCCTGTACCTTCTGATACATAAACACGTGCCACAGCACATTTTCTTCTACCGATTTTGTGAATAACTCCCATTACTTAAGATCGTTTAGGTTAACGGTTTTAGGTGTTTGAGCAGCATGTTTGTGCCCTGGACCTACATTTACACTCAAATTACGGAATAATTGAGCACCTAATTTATTTTTAGGTAACATTCCTTTTACAGCTTTTTCTACTAATAATGCAGGGTTTTTTTGTTGCATTACTTTTGCTGTTAATGTTCTTTGTCCTCCTGGGTAACCAGTGTGACGAACGTATACTTTATCGTCTAGTTTGTTACCAGTAAGGTTAATTTTTTCCGCGTTGATAATAATTACATTATCTCCACAGTCCACGTGTGGCGTATAACTTGGTTTGTACTTACCTCTTAAAAGCATAGCAACTTTTGATGCAAGACGACCTAAGTTATGACCTTCAGCGTCTACAACAATCCACTGTTTATCTGCAGTGGCTTTGTTTGCTGATACTGTCTTGTAGCTTAATGTGTTCACAATAATTACTTTTTAATTAAACATTCCATTCCCAATTAAGGGAGCGCAAAAGTACAATTATTTATTTATAAAGCAAATAGGATTGGTAATTTTCTTTTTTACTGCTTATCAAATAGTTGCAGTTTTTTACTATTGACTACCTTAATTCAGAGACTAATTTGCATTGTAACACAAACACAATACTTTGAGATCAGAAGATCCTTATTTTAAAAAAACACCCTAAACTAACCACTTAACATCAACTATAAACGTCTGTTACAGTCTTTCATTTTTAAGAAGCGGATGATTTTAGTACACACTTACATCACTGTTCGAAATAATTAGCTTAAAAGGCAAACCAAAAGAATTGGTGCAAATATCACAGATTTCCACCGATTTGATAGCTTTGCAATCATAAAAGATCTTTGAACCTTTTACAATTACCGCTGTACTAAAACTATAAACCAATGCACTAAAAGTATTAACCGATGTACGAAAAGTATAAACCGCTGTGCTAAAAGTATAAACCGCTGTATCTATTTTGAAAACCCTGTTACAAATTTTATACTTCACGGTTGTAAAAAAGAAAACCCCTACTGCAATTTTAAAAACTACTTTAGGGGCTGTATGGCTTTATCTTACTTTAGAAAACTCGATGGCGCTTACTTGTTTGTATTGCGGACTGTTGGCACCAAAAATACTTTTTATATACAGTTTTACTTCTTTGGCAGTTTGTATTAACCCTGCTAAAGGACTATAAAGTGTTTGGTTTCTATCAATCATTGCATTGCTATATTGCGTATAGCTATTGATTAAATTGGTGTTTTTGGTTTGCAAAGCCCCTAATTTGGTTTGTAGCGAAGCCACTTGTAATTCCGTTTCGTTTGGATTGTATGCGGTGTTTTGTTCTAAAACCTGAATTAGATTAGCGAAATGGTCTATCAGGCGGTCGTAAGATTGTTGTGATGTAGAAATACTGGTGGTCGTTGGTGGATTTTCAGTATTGGCTTTTGCGCTATTGGTACTTTTACTATTGGAACCCTGTATTTTTTTGTTGACTGCTTTTGCATCGGCTAGGGCTAAATTATCGGCACCTGAAACGGCAAAAGCATTGATAATTTTTGTAGCCAAGGGTTTGAGGTCTGAAAAACTGGTTTTTCGGTCGTTAGTCGCATTATCAAAACTGGTTTTTGCGGTTTTGACCGATGCTATTTTTTCGTTTGCGGTTTGATACAGACTTTGCAATTGTGGAATTTTAAGGCTGTCTTTGGTTGGATTGTAAGTGGCGCCGTAGCCTTGACAAAATGAAATTAAATCTTGAAAATTTGCAACATTTTTTGCGTGTCCTGTTTCTGATGTGGATGCCATAGTTTTAGTTTTTAAGTTTTGCATATTAGGATTTAAAAATATGAATTTATTTACATTTTTAAAATAAATACTTGGCTTACAGACAAAAAATATTGTGCTATTTTAGAAGGCTTGTTGACTTAATTTGTTTAGTTATGCATCCTAGAGATTCGTGCGCAACGTCCTTACCTTAAAGGAACTTAATTCAACTAGTTATTTCTATTTCAGACCTAACAGGTTTTTAAAAGCTGTTAGATCTCACTAAACTGGGATTAGGATATTTATCAACTTAATGACATCCGTTACACGGGAACTGAGAGTATAAACCTGCGCCATCTGTTTTGGCTTGTTTTCATATACAGTGCGCCTAACTGTTGTGCCACGATTTACAAAATCGCGCTAACGTTTGTGTTGAGAATAACTTTGTGTTATTACTGCGCGATCTGGTCGGTGGTGTGAGAGGCTCTCCTTGTTCTTAACGTGCAGGGTAGTCTACTCAAATAGGTAATATTGTTCTACTAACTCTGTAATGAACATAATATTCTTTAAGGCTTTAGTATAGTTAACGGTTTAAAATTTTTATTATCCAAAGCAATTAGGTTTTCGTTTTTCAGAATGTAATATTTTTGTGTGAAAAGACTATCTGTAATATTAGTGATGTCGTTTTCTTTTAAAAATATTTCCTTGCCTTTTTCTTATAATTTCCTTTTTTGTAATCAGCACCATGCTGATATTGAATTTTTATTTCAAAAGTATTATCGTCAAATAAGGTTATTAATGAACCTTTTGATTCTTCCATAATAGCTTTCAAATATATATTCTTATGGAAGTTTTGTTTCCATAAATATGCTGATAATGTAAAAATAAGTGGAATAAATAATAAGTAAATGTATTTGTTTTGTAGATGTTTTTTTGTCCAATTAATAAAAATCAATGATAGAGTAAAGTAAATGAAAAACAAGAAAGGGTTTAAAAATAAATCATAAACAGTTGCAGTATAGTTTCCAAAAGTAGAATTAAGAAGAATAATTAAAATGCCAATAAATATTATTGAGATTATAAGTGTTATTTTGAATATATAATTATTTTTTTCAATTTAAATATTTTTTTGTAAAATTTAGTCAATCTTTTCCGTTTTTTTTTCAATATCGCCTAACGTTTTGCTGCTTGGCGATGTGGCAGCTTTTCAAGTAGAGTACGAGTAGAAAGTGTAATCTTCACTTTAAACACCAAATTGTCTTAGAAGCATTTCGGCCGTCATATTGCTAAACCACTGTGCCTGTTGCACAACTCAAATATACTATTTTTTGTATATTTAATTATACAAGTCACAAAGAGATTTACCCCCAAGTTATTTACCACAGTCAATTTAGGCAAAGGATAATTTTTACAGAACTTTAGAAGAATCCATAGATTTTCATTTTTTACGAAAAGCCACGTAAGGCTATTATGGTACAGAAGGTCAGGAAAGCATTGATCCTGTGGTGTTTTCAAGATTTTATTGATTGGTTATTTAAACAATATTGATAGTGATACAGGACTGATTTCCTTATTACTCAGATAGTTTGTCTATCCGATTATTTTTAGGCTACGATATTGATAAAGAATTACCTTGTCACAGTACCATTAGCCCACCTATCGAAGCAGTGAACCCGACTGTAAAAACTGTCCCTTAAGAGCTTAATGTTGTGGAAAAACCACCAAGTTCAAAAGATAGACGACAGCATACACAAGGAATACTACCATAAAACGCATCAAAAACTGACCCGAAATGCTGATTATGCCAAGAATATAGCAAGTTACTTTGAGTGCCTAAAAATAAAACCTCTTTTAAAACCTTTTAAAAGAGGTTTTAAGATATGCTTTTTTGAAGTTTTATTTTAAAAATGGTAGTTGTACAACAGTTACTGCGGTTAGTAGTAGTGTTTATTCTATCTCGATTTTGATTTTAGTTTTAAAGAAAAAACCGTGTTTGTTTTTTTTTCAAAAGATTTTTTATTGAGTTTTCAGTTTTATATATGGTTTTAATTTCTTGAGTTTCAATTTCAATACTTTTTACTGATTTAGTTACTTCTTCAATACTAATATCAGACCACTCTCCAATTCCAAAATGAATGTTAGCTGTATCTTTTGACTTTAAATTAAAAACGATTGAATCACCAGTTGCTATTTCTTCTAAATCAAAACTTTCAACTTTTGATTTTAAATTTAATCTCACTTTAGCTATTGAATCACTATTATTAATAAAATCAATGTAGTGGGGTGGGTCACAACTTGTAATTATAATAGCAAATAATGTGAGGACTAAAAGTTTAAGTTTTATTTTCATTAACTCAATATTTTTTGTTCCTGATACTTATAGACTTCGTTTTTTTAACATTACTTCTAACGTCAGTCTGTGAAAAAACTTCACAAACTCTGTCAAATATAGCTAAAATAGTTTGTTGAAAAAATTAAGTTTTAGCATTTTTAAATAGGCAACACATCCAAGGAATCTCCCGTAATCAGTTACATTTGTTCAGCTTAGAAGACAAAATAAGCTTTGATAATCCTGTATGTTTTATAGAAGCATTTGTAGAGTTTATTGATCTTGAAAAAATTGGATTTACGCCCGTTACTTTAAAAAACCGAAGTGTTTCTTAAAATCTATTTATATGGATATTTAAACAACATGCGTAGCTCAAGAAAGTTAGAAAAGAATATATTCGCAATATCGAAATGCAGTGGCTTTTCGATACAAACAGCGGTTGATAGCATACATAACTTAGTAGTTGCCACTCACACCATTAATCGAAAGGACAAAAATACACTTTTAACCATAGCTTTGGAAGCCAAAGAAAACCTAGAAGCAGTTACCTTTTACCGTTTTAGACGACAAAGGCTATCACACAGGAAGAGAGATAGAAACCTGCACAAATAACAACATCACCACGATTGTAGCTCAACCTGACCAAGAAAATAATAATGAAAAGGATACACAGCCTGATTATGTTGGTTTACAGCATCAAACGAACAATTAATATATTAGGAGTTCCCGATTTGATAGCCAAATGTAAGGCTTGGAAATCACCTTACAAGAAGAAGTTCTTGTTTCAATCGGTTTCATTCAACATCGGTTTCATCGTTCGTGCTTAGCACGCAACGAAACCTTAGTGTTAGCACCAGTTTTTTATTTTTCATTGGTTTGGTCTTTTAGTGGCTTCTTTTAGTCCAATATTTGTTAAAGCACCTAAACCGAAACTTATCAG
Coding sequences:
- the rpsI gene encoding 30S ribosomal protein S9, which produces MGVIHKIGRRKCAVARVYVSEGTGNITVNKKAFETYFPTATLQYKVMQPLAMTDNASNFDVKINVYGGGTTGQAEAVRMAIARAMCEVGEGNRAILKPEGLLTRDPRMVERKKFGQKKARKRFQFSKR
- the rplM gene encoding 50S ribosomal protein L13, giving the protein MNTLSYKTVSANKATADKQWIVVDAEGHNLGRLASKVAMLLRGKYKPSYTPHVDCGDNVIIINAEKINLTGNKLDDKVYVRHTGYPGGQRTLTAKVMQQKNPALLVEKAVKGMLPKNKLGAQLFRNLSVNVGPGHKHAAQTPKTVNLNDLK